The sequence ATGGGCCTAAGGTGAGTTGGTGTACCGCCCTCTTCTCTGGGGACAACTAGTTAGGAGCGCTTCTTCGGGAGCCCCCAACGATCACTGGGTGGGTTGAGAGCATGTCATTTGACACATTCTCAGTCGCCGCCACATGTATCGCTTTGTGcggttcttctggatttttttcCGCACTCGTTTTTGGCCTTTTAGATGTTTTTTCCGGGCTTTTTTGGCTTTGAGATTTTTCattggtctttcttagctttttgaaaatatatattttttaaataatgacacaaaaaacacatttttttccttccgcgagaggcatggtttttttcacgagaggcacggttttgctttcgcgagagacacgaccgtgcctctcgaaaacgaaaaaaaatatgtttcgtttttttgctttcgcgagaggcacgtgCCTCTTGGAAACAAATCGTGCCTCTTGGAATAAAAAAAacatgttttattttttttcttccacaagaggcacggttttgcttccacgacacgcacagatttgcttccgcgaaaggcacGGCCGAGCCTCTCGGAAACGTATTTCGGGAAGGGAAAAAGTATTGTGTTTTCGGTTCAGTTTTTTCGtcctttttttattaaaataaagtTCGTCAGAACACGTCAGCATGAGATGTAAATTTTAAAGATCTCGacacgaggaatccaacggtgaaaaccgttcgagATTTGAatgcatggtttaagagataaaacattttggataaacgaatctacgaaaaagggaaaactctcaggttgcaaCAAGCGGTGCACTTTGTCGCAACCTGGGAAGGTGTGCGTGATTTTTGGAAGGattactccttaattagtgatttcgctttCTATAAGATTGCAAACCCAGATCCTATTCGGCGCCTGTAGCCCCCATTAAAGGCAAAACCCTAAGCAATTCATACCCCATGTCTTCGTTGATAGATTTAGTGCTTCGGCCCATCTATGCACTCGCGTAATGTTTCTTTGAAGCTTCCAATTGGTTTTAAGAAGCTTCTGGTCTGTTTTTTTTCTTATTGTTTCTGGTTTTTCAACCTATTTTGTATGATTTTCTTTTTTCTGCATTTGTTTTCtatcttttctccttttttttcaaatgcatgaactttttccATGTCATGAATTTTACCAAAAGAATTGTGAAATTTTTTAAATTCGTGTCTTCCTCAAATTTtctaaacttttttcaaatttgataattattccaaaaatgatgaacttctattcgtaattgatgaaaattttcaaatttgtgagATTTTTAAAAACTCAGTTTTTTTAAAAATTGATCAACTTCTTTTCGAAACTGATGAATATTtctaaaatttgtgaacttttttcaaaatctttGATTGTTTTCAAATTCGTGATTTTAAAAAAATTCGAACTCTCTTCAATTTTAGGAACTTTTTCTTAGtttgtgaacctttttcaaattagTGAACTTGTTTAGATTAACGAAATTTTTATTTcctgaaattttaaaaaaatgtgaacTTTTTCAGATTCACGAACCTTTTTTCTCAAAAATGAACTTTTGTATGTTCACGATTTTTAAAATTTGTGAGCTATTTCTGAAAAGTCAACGATCAACGTGAGCCTAATCATGGTTAACAATGGACTGCCAAACTGGGAACCAACCGAACCGAGTGAACCAGGAACATAAACAACCGAGCGAATCCGATTTTTTTAGCGAGCGATCCAGGAATGAGGAGCGCTCGAAACGTTGTATTGGGCTGACCCATAGGAGGGTGGTGTGTGAGCGTTAGTTCCCCCAATGGGCGCATAAGGCGCTATGAGGAGCACCCGATTGCGTGTACTGCTTAGTTAGAGCAAGCATAATAATGTGACATAGCTGAGCTACACAAAAGTCACATCAAATTTTTGTCTAGttggagaaaaagagagaagagaacaAGATGTAGATTTACATCCGGCTATAGCACGAGCTCTGGTAATCTTTGTGAGAGAAAAGATTGGACACATATTAACTACATATAGCATGCAAGTATGGCTAACTATTATATAAATGGGCTATAGGTGATGTGACAACTTCATATATCCGGTTGCTGGCTACATTGTTAACCTTGCATATCAAATATAGGTCACTTGCAATAAAATTATGTCACTATTGCTCCATGAAGGAGTGATGACTTTTTCATAGGTCACTTGCAAGGAGTGTGGAAAGCCCTTCAACATCGCCTTTGTCTTGCTTTGGCCGCATCCATTGAGAAAGCAAGAGGTCGCGTGGGAATGAAGAAAGCGACGTGGTttctttctagttcttcttcttcttcattttccacTTTTAATTTTGGTTTTTTGGGTTTTCaagtttttttaaatatttttcctcGTTTATTGCTCAGCATGCTCTCGTGGACAACATATGTGTGCCCCCTCACATAGCGCACCTGTGCTCCTTATGTTCCTATGTGCAACACATATGTGCTCACACCCGAAGCACACATGCCACGCTCTCACAGATAGTGCATGTGTGCTCCCCACAGGTGGAGCACAAGCAACCCAGAAAAGAAGATAAGGGAGCCATCTCCGCATGAAATACACATGTGCTCCCACAGGCAGCACAAGTGTACTCCCTGCAATGGAGCAGAACTAAAccatagaaaaggaaaaaaaagaggtgTGCTTACATCAGCAACACATGCGTGCTCCCTGCGGTAGAGCACAACCATAACAAAGAAAGTAAGCACGCTCTAGCTGGCAGCACATGTGTGCTCCGTGCGGGTGGAGCACATCGAAacgagaaagagaaaaaagaaaagaaatgaaagatGTGCTCCCGCACGAAGCACACATGGGCAATGCAGGCGCACTCCTCATGGCCCAGCACATCCAACCACCCAAAGGGGAAAATGAAAAGAAGGAAATACATGCGGTTATCTCTCCTTCCACCACATGTTGAACACGGAGCGCACCCAAGACCCGATGGAAGGTATCAAGGCCGTACAAGGAAAACCCAGCGAACCGAACACCGGAAAAGTAGGATCGGATCGCACGAGGCGACCAGGAGGCGACGAGGCCCTTGCGCGCCGCCGGTGACGCCTCCGGTTCCCTCTCTCTCCATCggccgctccggcggcgggagggagggggaacctcgggtctgttcgctaggtgggtgtgtagtagggttagggttgaggaagacgctgccgaggccgttgcggtggtgtcgcgtcggaataagtttctccgggctccgttcgcggtcaggcgaggcttttgccttTGTCTAGGAGCCAGCGGAGTTGGGGATCCCCGGGTCTCGTCGAGGTCGTGGGCTTTGGTGGCTGGAGGTCCATCGGCACTGGCCGTCTGGGTCCTTAGATGGGCGATGGATTCAGGGAGACGgagacccttcttcttccttgttggtatgatttgctgctgctgttcttctccttcctctgtgctgatgctggtgggagatcctgctttgtccgggcggatggcccggccgcggtgctggatcggtcggatgactcgagttctcttccctccggaagggacacttttcgcggtactcaaagccaaagatggcgacgactgttgcaggtgtgttggattgatgcCCATGCCCTGtcagcgctggtgtcaagaaaAGAGGAAGCAGCATGGCGGCAATTGTaccgtggtcgaagatgatgacctacttgcgactggttgcagatccttctgctgcaggggtcttctctcaagattcagggatgatgacacaAGGCTCCGGAGATCTTCCtgtgttatggttgtcttagggtactttaggtgttcatggtcctttgtgtttgcgtttcagtgtgcttgtaagggTCAACTTCTTTGTACTGATTGAATGAAAAAATTCTTTAAAAAAAAAAGACCCGGTGAAGGTACCTCTTCACCAGTgattttcctcttttttttcttataaGTTTTTTTAGGGGTCTTTCTTATAAGTTTGAACTGGCGATTTAATTCGTTTCTCTGCAATGAAACCGTAACCGTGTGCGTTTGCCACAAACGGGCTTGTTTGCAGGTCCAGGAGGCCCATGCTGTCCGCACGGCCGGCGTGCCACACTCCCACTCCCACTAGCAATACCTCCTCCCCCACAGCTCCAGTCTCCACTCTCTGCAGCAAGCGCCAGCTACTCTCCCCCGTCCCCCGCCCCGCCGATAAACCCTAGCCAGCTTCCCCCCGGACCCGCCCGCCTCTCCCCGTCGCCGGCGCGCTGGCCGCCAGGTGAGTGACGCGACCGACAACCCCAATCCCATCTCCTCCCCTCCCATCCGCAATCCCCCGATGCGCTCGTCGCCGGCCGGCCAGCGGCGGGGTTCTTGCTTGAACGCCGGCCGCGGTGGTTCTTCTTAGTCTCTCCCCGGGATGATTTCCTTCATCTTCGGGTCAAATATAGCATCGGCATTTTCCTACACAGATAGTGGATTTGATTGGATTGGGTTGGATTGGGCGCTCGCTCTCACACGAGTTGGTTGCATTTTGCCACATTCTGGTACTATCAGTATAGAATCCTGATTCATAATGCCTAGAATTGACCTGACTGCATTGTGGATAAACACGTCCTGTGATTAACCTAGTCATGCCCTGTTTGTTTTCAACTTTTCATAGATAGAATAAGCGAGTCTTTCTCGATATATTTTCAATATACATGTGCTCGTCGCCGCCCCGCGGTGTTGTTCTTGGTGGAATGCCATCGACGGGTTAGCCTTCCCCCAATGCTCTTCATCTTCGGGTCAGGGAGGGCATGTAAAGCTGGCGTTTTTTACACAGATAGTggtggattggattggattggattggatgcTCTTACATGAGCTGATTGCATTTGCTTAATTACATTCTCTGGTACGCTTAATCCCGAGTGATAACAAATGCATAGAATTGACTTGATTGCGGAGTGGATAACacatcttgtactccctccgtagcTTGCAAAatggtcttacattatgggacggagggagtagttaacttAGCCGTTGCCTGTTTGTTTTCACAGAAAAAATGAGTCCTTTTCAGTATATATGTATGGACGAACAGTTCTTCCTTTTAGAGAGAATATGAATTGAGCTAAATCTGCATAAACCATAGCATTTCGCCAGTTGCTGGGCACAATCTGAAATAACTAATCCCAGGTAGGTAGTAGAGAGAAGCTCAACTTTTTGTTGTATTGTACTGCTCGATGATTTTCCACCCGAGCTCTGCACTCTAGCATTTTGTGGATAGCAGCATTAGTAAAGGTCGTGTGTAATCGTACAATGAGTACTAGATTGTGACTTGAAACTGAATTTTCAGAATTTCAGTTGTGTTGATGGACCTACCAAGTTGGTACATGTTGATTGCGTAACTTGTTCTTTGCTGATATTCGTAGTACCTACTTTGCAAATTTCGTCACTGATGTGTAGATTTTGAATCCAGATATCCAGGTTGATTGGCTGCAGTTCTGCAGAGGCACCATGCCTGCTGGTGACAACCCACACTCGATATCAGAGAAAAAGGCAGCACTGAGGGAGTCACCTAAGCAATCCAAGAATGACGCTAATCAGCAAGCCAGAGCTTCTACATTTCCTAAAGACAAAGTTGCTGGGACCGTTGGCATCAAGAGGCCGCAACCTAACGCCCCCCTGAGCCTAACCAACCAGCACGCGCCAGGAAATCCTGGGGCAAATGGCCATCTCGTGTATGTGCGCAGGAAGCTTGAAACAGACCAAAGCAAAGGAGGCGCTTCTGCTGGTGCAGAGAGTGCCAATTCTGTGAGCTCAAAGAAACCTGCTACTAGTGGACCGCAGGAGCAAAGTTTGAAGCTTCAGAACAGTGCAACTCATGCCCAATCAGCTCCTATTTCCGCGTCtcctgctgcagctgctgctaccACCAATGCGTCTCATACTCCATCAGTTCCTGTTTCCGCGTCtcctgctgcagctgctgctaccACCAATGCGTCTCATACTCCATCAGCTCCTGTTTCTGCGCGTCCTGCTGCTGCAGCTGCCCCTGCTTTGCACCCTGCAAGTTTGCCGGCTCACCTTTCTCTCGCGAAACAGTCTCCAGGAGTGGTTGCTGCTACTGCCCCTGCATTGCACCCTCCAACTTTGCCAGCTCACCTTTCTCTTGCGAAACAATCTCCAGGGAAGGCTACTGTCCATCCAAGTGTTGTTGTGACTGCTAGTCCGCCGCACCGCAGTGTTGTGTCTACTGCTATGCCTCAGAACTTTACGGCTCCCAATACATCGCCTTGTAATGTTGTGGCTACTAGTACAGCACCTCGTGATGCTGTGGCTACTGCTACGACACGTAATCCGACTGATTCACAAAGATCAGGGGATCAAGATTGGAAAGCGAGGTTTCTTCGGCTGCAGGCATTCCTGAGAAATAACGAGCAATCAGGACAAGAAGAATACATCCGCAGTAAGTTCATTATTCTTAGCTGACAACAAATTCACCACAACTGCTATCTAAAACATGTGTCCTTTGTCTGAACTGTAGTGCTCCAGTCTTTGTCATCTGCTGGCCGGAGCAAGCATGCCATTGAGCTGGAGAAGCGAGCAGTGAATCTCTTGATCGAAGAAGGTATTCTTCAATCTGATAAATTTTTTTTGCAGCTTTGGACTTGCATGTTAACATTGCTCCAGTTGTTTGTATTTTCAAATGTTGATCATCATGAATCTGTTTACGATAGCTTGAGCGTTTGGTTTTACATGTTTCCTTGTCCCCTTCAGGAAAGGAGCTGCAAAAGATGAAAGCTCTGAATGTACTTGGGAAGCTTCCGCCCACCGACCATCCATCGCTACCAACTCAGCCAACTTTTGGTATGCGTCTGCCGTTCCAGCCGTTCCCAGCCCGCCGCTGAGAAGAGCGGAAAATCAGATATGTCAGTGTTCTGAAGCTTTCTCATGACGAACTCTTGCCACCGGAATGCTGCAACATGGTCAGCATGTTTTTGCCTGTGTGAGCATAAGCTTTTCATGCGTATGTCCAAAACCTAATGGTAGCTGAACAGACAGCCCTCTCATGGTGCCGAAAGCGCATAATAGCGGTGCACCTATGCCCGAACTTTGATGGATCTGATGTAACCATGAACCCCATGGGTAGATAACTGCTGTGAACATGGGGCATGTGGTTCACAGGCTCCCCTAATCTCTGACCAGCATATTCAACGGGTTGCACTGACGTAGGCTGTGCCAGTATTATTCGGGTGTTGCATCTTGTTTAATTGCACGGGTGGGGATCAAGCCATCAAGGTAGGAACTCCGTCAGCAACAAATAAAAGAAGTGCTAATTTGACTAAGATGCTTCATTATTGATGCTTATATATACAATACACCCTAACCATGACGACACCACGACTATTAATAACAAGTTTATCGCTTAAATACGGATCGGGACAGGCATGCTCCCTCCCAACCAGCACATCATATTTGATCTTATGTTTATGCACAGTAGCAATGATATAGTTTTTGATCTTCTCTGATTCTCTCTATCTCATCACTACTAGTTCTTATAGTCCAACAAATCCTCAATAATATGGAGAAATGGAAGTTTTACATGATGCCTTGTCACTCAACGTAAACGGAGCCATTTATGGATGGAGGTTTTTACCTCTTTGCTTTGTTGGCATCTCTGTAACTTAGTTAGCATACTGAACCTCAGCCGCCTGAATTGAGCATGGCTATCAGAATATCAGATATTTTCAAATTACATACACCATTCTAAGACTTCACGACATCGACACCGTCAAGGAGATCAAACTAAGCTTCGGAGCATACCATTGGCGCAGCAAAGTCGCAGACGAAGGAGCTTCCAAGCATACCATAGGCGCGGCAAAGTCGTCGAGGAAGAAACTTTCAGCAGCGCGCTCCATGGGGGTACTTGTCCTGGTACATGGAGCGAAGCTAAAATTAAACCCATGTATGAATCCCCTCCCTTGACCTGGAATATCCAAATCCCCAGAGTTCGATGCAGTTCATGCACATCTTCAGGCTTGGTTGTCAGATTCCAAGTATCCGTTGTTGGCTGCATCTCTCAATTGATAATGTGATCCAACCAGCTTTTTTTTTCACGAATAACTCTTAAGAGAAAACACTAAACATTAACAAGTGACAGGCTCTGAAGAAATCACACACGCTTTGATCTTCTCGGTGGCCCGCCATCGCCATTGGTGAGCAAAGTCTTTTCATTGAAAACCGGTTCCGAGCAAAAGTTTCCTGCTGTACAACGTTATTGAACAGCTTCAGCAAAACACTATAAATTCCAACAAGTGATGCAACCTACGAAAAGATCACACAAGAGGAAACGCAAACGAGGCAGAGCGCAAACCATTCACGGAAAGCTAATCAATCGCTAAGCGACGATGGCACCAATACTAGTTTTACAGGTTCTGATGCCGAGATTGGATCTGTGCTGGTGGTGACACGTCGCGGGTCCCACACGCATTAGGTGTCCACTGGCTCGGGGCCCGCCTACCGGAGAATTTTAACAGCCAAACCGGCATCTGATTGGCGGGAATTAAGAAGGCCTTCTCCATAGCTGGTGGAGCTGATGGTGTTGGCATGCCACTAAACAACAACAAGGCTTTTGGTCAAATATGAGACAAGTAGCAATTAGATCTATTTGCAGTGGGCTCTAGGCTAGTGACAGAACCAATATATAAAACGGGAAAGCAAGAGAAAAGTGGGCACTGCATTTGTTTTCGTTTTTAGTGATGTCAGGGCAACAGGTATCTCAACTCACCGATGAGCATTTGCGGTGCCTTGTACTTTTATCAACTAGTGTCGCCTCCAACTAGTGTCTTCTCCTCTCTATGTTGATCCAAGAGCAATGTACACCTCTCCATGTCCATGCAGCAGCAAACTGATGCTGACATAAACAAGCACATGTGGGCAGTAGAGAACAGATTAGCTCATGAGAATAACTATTGCAAATGGGTGTGCTTCCGTGCTCCCCACAATTACAAATGAGGTTATGATTAAATCAAAATAGCAACAAAGTGAGCTAATCACAGTTCACATAGTCTTTTTCCTTTTGAAACAGCACACAGCACGCTCCAAATGTAAAGAGAGAGGagaaagtttcaaaaaaaaaaatcagattGCGCCAGTTGTACTGTGTTGCCTTTGTTGCATTGCCAAGAGGCATCAAAGATTCCTAGACATGTCATGGAATAATGAATCAAGGCAGTATTTTAGTGCCCTCCTCCCTGATCAGGGCACAGAAACACGTTCTCGTGGGAGGAATCAAGCAAATTGCAGTTAGCAGTACTTACATAGTAAGTTGTAGCAAATTAACATTCTGACGATCTTTAAAGCCCTCCCAAAAGGGAACAGCCTTGGGAAGAAAAATCTATTGCTCTGGCATAATTAACCTCCCCAATTGGACTTTGGTATTGGGGATCACATGTATCCCCACCTAAACCACCATTATTTAGCTCACTAATTGATCCTTGTTCTGAACAACTTCCTGCCTTTTATTATTCCCAAGTAGAGAAACATAGAGAACTGAGGAAGGTTAAGATCTAACAAGAGAAAAAGGATTAAACTAAAGCACTAACCAATCCCATATAGATACGTGACTAGCCGTACATATGTAGCTTTACAAGATGCAGTCCTGGGAGCAAGCACAGTACATATTTAACTACGCAAGTGCATCTGCGATCTCTAGAGAAAGGAACTGCTTAGCTCATAAAGCATCTACGGCTAAAATAATTTGGTGCCAGACAGCCCACAACCCATAAATCTATCTATTTAGGATCTCTGAAGTTTCCTCCCTACAGACTCGAAAAGGTTTTAATGGCATTTTTTTCTATTATTTAAGCACTTTTTTTTACGGGATGGTACACAGGCACTTTTAGCCTCTCAGGATATTTCCTGTACTTAATTTTTTGAAGGCTTTAGAGAATTTTTCGGAAGACTACTTTTTGTGATGTAATTTGCTGCCAGAGGGAATCATGTGGCGTGTGTACGCAACGGTAGTGGGAACTGGGAAGATACTAAAACGCCTAGCTTTCCAGATAAGCCCCCGGGAATCTGTGGTTTCCCGTTCATTGCACAGTGATGACAAATTTTATAGACCCTACACAACTATATACCAGAATCTCCAATTAGTGCACCCTCCCTGATCCCCCTCTATGCGGTGACATCACTGATGTAAGACTTGTGGCCTATATCTTAGTGGCCTTGTATGTGGCCTCTAACCACAGGGACTGGTTCACATAACAAACCCCCTTAATGGAATGGTCACATCAGCAACTGTTACAACCCTGTAGAACAAAAAGATCTCATCAGTTCTAGAATTTACTATGATAATACCACATGAACACACATGTAGAACACCAAGGCAATAAGCAACTACTTTAAAAATAAGCAATACACAATTAGTTCTTTATTTTTGGAAATGGACGCAGTTAGTTCCGTGAGCGAG comes from Triticum aestivum cultivar Chinese Spring chromosome 5B, IWGSC CS RefSeq v2.1, whole genome shotgun sequence and encodes:
- the LOC123113006 gene encoding transcriptional regulatory protein AlgP; this encodes MPAGDNPHSISEKKAALRESPKQSKNDANQQARASTFPKDKVAGTVGIKRPQPNAPLSLTNQHAPGNPGANGHLVYVRRKLETDQSKGGASAGAESANSVSSKKPATSGPQEQSLKLQNSATHAQSAPISASPAAAAATTNASHTPSVPVSASPAAAAATTNASHTPSAPVSARPAAAAAPALHPASLPAHLSLAKQSPGVVAATAPALHPPTLPAHLSLAKQSPGKATVHPSVVVTASPPHRSVVSTAMPQNFTAPNTSPCNVVATSTAPRDAVATATTRNPTDSQRSGDQDWKARFLRLQAFLRNNEQSGQEEYIRMLQSLSSAGRSKHAIELEKRAVNLLIEEGKELQKMKALNVLGKLPPTDHPSLPTQPTFGMRLPFQPFPARR